AGGGTCACACAACGAGTAATACTCAGAGATGGAGCAGAAACGGGATCTGAGTTTTCTtccatggctctgataccatgtgaatCTCATAGAAACAAATGGAGAAGAAAGTGTTTTGTATTATCTGAACTTTTCAACTTGCATTCATCATACAACGtcatacattattttttattattttttatttttttggcaaCAACGCCATACATTATTTATACTCAATCTAGATCTTATCCTCTAGCACACCTCAGCACATGAGCCAAGACAATCAAATCTATTTGTTGTGGTCACACAATGAGCTGGCATTGTAACCGTTGGAGTAGTACGTAGTACTGTGCTTTTGTGTTGACCGTTGATCATATCTTTCGCTTTAGCTGAGGCACATTGACTGGACTGAAAGTTGCTCTTTGTTGTGGGCTTCTTGCTTTGATCTGAGGCTTCATTCAGAGATCCATCAAGCATGAGCTTGCTGTTGTTAATAAAGCTGCCAAAAATTAATGCCTAagaattaaatgaaaaataattgtttCAGATTTTTCAACTTGGATGAGGCATTCTGAGAGaatttaggaatttttttttttaggaattTAGTTTTTTGGAGTTGTagaaaattaagaatttttcattgtcttttgttttatttttgtaaaagtgTGTCAAAATTTGATAGGGTAGGTGACTTGTGTATATAGTTCATTAATGTATATAGGCAAATATTCTTTTCGataaatgtaaattttaaaGAGGCTAGGTCAGTTGTGTAACATGTCCTCGGTTTGTGCCGTTAAAGAAATAAGCAGAAAGCTTTTCGACTTCAAACTTAATTTTGGGTTGTTTTCAATGGCTGGAACGGAGTTTTCAGATGAACCAGTTTTTAAGCTGAAACTTCTTGTTGACAAGGAGAAAAACAAGGTTGTCTTGGCTGAGATTTGTAAGGATTTTGTTGATGTACTCTTTAGTTTTTTGATATTGCCGATGGGTACCATTGTCAGATTGCTGCAGAAATATCAGCAGAATTGTCGAGATTGTGACATTCAACAACGGTTTAGAGTAGTGTACCGGGCTGGTTCATTAACTCTTGGTACAAGACTAAAGAAGATGATAACCGGGTGGTTATTGGAGTCGGCTTAATCCGCTGTACCAGTCTCCTCTATATAGCTGAGAGAGAGAAGTTCATCATTATCACGagaagaagagtaaaagcgACGAGCTAGAATCAGAGAGAGAAAGTATCAGAAAGATCAAGAGCTTGTAGCGGTTTGTATAAGACTCTTGATTCTATCTTTCTTGTACGATCTTTTGGAGTGATTGAGTAAAGTCGTCTGCTTGTGCCGTCAAGCACCCAGATGTAGAGATCTCACATTGAGACTCGAACTGGGCAAACAATCTGTGTGtgcattttgtttcttttcttttatcgtTCTTGGTTGCAAACGAGTGCGAGAGAGGACTGAGATCAAACGTTAAGTGAGTCGATCGGAGTTAGGATCCGTTAGACTAACAGATTGTGAAGCGAGAGTCGATTCGTAAGAAGAATCAAAAGTCTCAACCTGCAACAATAGGTTGTTTCAACAATCTGTACAAAAGTGTTGTTGACATGAGCACTGAGGATTTCTTAACCGAGCCTTGTAGGCATATACTTTTGAATCCGATTAATGCGAAAGAGCGGGAATGCAAACGACTTAAGGTTAACATAGATGACACTATAGGTGCCCGAATTTGGAAGCTTCTGATTCATGCTCTAGGGCATATAGTAACTTCTGCTCCTTAAAATGCATTTGTGGCAAGTTTATGGAAAAGGAGATAAACACAATGGAAGGTTGTCCTAAAGAAATATTTGGCAGCGGGAAGAAGTCTTTCATCATTTTAGACAATATGGAAGTGGGATTTTGTTCCATTGTCCTCACCTTGAAGGCACTTAGAGGACTCGGTTATACAGATCTTAATAAGCTGGATGAGATGCTTGTGGACGTTGGTCACACAGAGGTGATTAcattttcaatgttttttttatattacttGGACATTGTTTGTTTTGTCCTCTAATATATGAAAATCCTAATGTACGTAGGTACTAGCTTTGCTGGAATGCTTATTCTCTTCGGATACTCCTTTGATGGATGTGTTCTTGATGAAACGGAGCTCATGTATTATTACAAGGACACATAACATGCCAAACCTAGCTGTGCCAGCTTGTggtaaaacaaaaccaaatgaGCTACCATCAGTCACTGTATTTGTTAGGAAGCAGGACAAGAAGGTTCTTTATGCCGAAAGCGGGCAAGAATTTGTGGATTTACTACTCATTTTCCTGGCTGTCCCTTTGGAGTCATTATGGAAAATATCCGGAGCCAATATTAAACTGGGATGCATTGGCACCTTTTATAAAAGCATGAAGAGTTTGAGCTCTAGCGAAGGCACAACAAGTGTATTGACTTGCACATCTATGCTTCCTATGAACTATAATTTCCAGGCACCGCGGCTTGATGTCTGTCGCAAAGATTATAGTGTGTGGACAGTGCTAGTAAACTCCCGGAGCTATGCTTTGAAACTGATGTATCCAAACTATGATAGAAGTACAGAATCAACAGTTCATGGTAGCAGTGGGTTTGTAAGGAGAGGGACAACGTACATGATTTCAGATGATCTTACCATCTCTCCTACTAACTCGTGTTCAACTATTCGCATACTGAAGAAGTTGAATGTGGGCTTGGATGAGATTGAGGAGCATGTAATCAACATTAGCAACACAGAGGTATGAATCTAATATACTTTTTAATAACCAATATACCTATATTATTACAATATGGAAGATCGTATATGTATATTTGAGTAAATACTTTATGGCAATTTGTATTGTTTCCTTTTCCATTAGGGTAGACATCTTGTAACATATACATAAGGCCTTTGGCCGTCAATGAATAGGACAAGAAGAATACTTTGAGATTCAAAgtttatcatggtatcagagccttgaacaaacataaactaaaattcCTTATCATTCATCTTAGAGTCTTCTTACAATCGTGAGGGTCTCTTTCTCAACTTAATTTTCTCGATTACTCTGCTCTTTGAAAACAGAGACTCTCAAACTGAGAACAGGAATGGCTATTACTACTACTGATCAGAAGTACAAGACGATCACTCCCTATGATCTGTCTGCCAATGACAACCCTGGTGCAATCATCTCGCAGCCACTTCTCAACGGCTCGAACTATGATGAGTGGGCTATGAATATCCGTATAGCATTGAGCTCTCGGAAGAAATTTGGATTCCTGGATGGTAGCATACCTAAACCTGGAACTGACTCTGCTTACCTTGAAGATTGGATAGCTAATAATCATCTTCTGGTTGGGTGGATTAAACAAACAATTGAACCAAAGATCCGCTCTTCGATTTCTACTCGTGAGGTTGCTAAAGACTTGTGGGATATAATCAAGAAGCGTTTCTCACAGAAGAGTGGAGCTCGTCTACAGCAACttcaaaaccaattggcaacATGCAAGCAGAACGGATCTTCGGTTGATGATTACTTCGGAAGGTTAACCAAGCTGTGGGATGAAATTTCAGAATGTATGAACTCCAAGAGATGCTCTTGCAACAAGTGTGAGTGCGACCTCAATACTTCTcatgataaagaaaaagaaacattgAAGATACATGACTTCCTCTCGGGACTCGATGACTCTGCCCACGGTGTGATACGTTCTCAGTTGTGTGCGATCACACCTCTTCCTGACCTCGATAGCGTATATCAAACTATCGTACAGAATGAAACGATCAGACAGAACGCTGTGAAATAAGTTCCGGTGATGAGTTTTGCATCTCAAGCCAACTCGAATCTGTTCAGCAAAGGAGGCACAGTTCATACACGAGATGTGTCCCGCCAAAGTGAGAATCAAACATACCGTACTGGACAAGGAAATCGTGATGGTTCTCGCCATTGCACAGTGTGTGGACGAACTGGACATGAGGCAGCAACTTGCTACAAAGTGGTTGGCTACCCTGAGTGGTGGGGCGATAGGTCAAGAAATAGAGGAGATAACAGGAGCACTGCATCTGGAAGGGGTCGTGGCTCTCATACACGAGCTAACAGCACTCAGATCGGCAGTGCTAACTCAGCGGCAGTGTCTGCAAACGTGAGCCTCACAGACTCTGATCGCCAGGGTTTGAGCGGTCTTACTGATGAACAGTGGACTGCAGTTCAGCATCTTCTCATGGCTGGGAAATCGACTCCTCAACTAAGAGGTAAGAGAAATGAAAATGTGTGGATACTTGATACAGGTGCAACACATCATATGACTGGTTGCCTTGACTTGCTTAACGAGATTCGCGATATTGCTCCCATATCAGTGTCTCTTCCTGCTGGTTCAGATGTAACGACAAGAAAGCAAGGGACAATCCATCTCAATTCCCTATTGTCTTTGAAGAATGTTTATCATGTTAATGGGTTTCACATGAATCTGATCTCCCTAGGGCAGTTAGTGACAGACAACTACTTGATTGGTCAAGTGACTGATAAGTTGATAATATTGCAGGATCGACGTACGAGGATGCTGATTGGAGCgggtgaaagagagagagagggactgTACCGGTTTCATCGGATCAAGACATTGACATCTTTGCAGACAAGTGTTCGTGATGATTTGGTTTTGTGGCATCACCGTCTGGGTCATCCGTCTCCTCAAGTTACTGGAATGGTTCCGGCTGTCCGTAGTACTTCTAGTAGTCGTAATGTTTTTTTGAATCAGAACTGTGATGTGTGTTTAAGAGCCAAGCAGACTCGTCAAAATTTTCCTGATAGTTCAAATAAAGCTAAAGAagtttttgatttgattcattgtGATCTATGGGGACCTTATCGTACTACATCGTTCTGCGGATCTCGATATTTCTTGACAATAGTAGATGATCATTCTCGTGCAGTCTGGTTATATCTTCTTCCTGATAAAACTGTGGTCTCAAAACAAATTCGTGAATTCTTGGCAATGATTGAGATGCAGTTTTCCAAGAAAGTGCGACGAATTAGAAGCGACAATGGCACTGAATTTCTCTGCCTGACTCGATTTTTCCATGAAAATGGAATCATTCATGAGACATCTTGCGTTCATACACCACAGCAAAATGGTCGTGTGGAACGCAAGCATCGTCATATACTGAATGTGGCTCGAGCCCTGCGATTCCAATCACATTTGCCCATAGAATACTGGGGAGAATGTGTTCTTACAGCCGGGTACTTGATCAACCGTACCCCTTCGGTTTTGCTTGATAATAAGACTCTGTTTGATCTCCTATATGGCCATGCTCCAGGATATAAACACATGTGTGTGTTTGGTTGTTTAGCCTATGCTCATAACCTCAACCGTCAAGGCGATACTCCTCGAAGTAACAAATGCATATTTTTAGGTTATCCATATGGGAAGAAAGGCTAGAAGTTATATGATTTGGAAAAGCAGATAGTTTTTGTGTCTCGTGATGTGGTGTTCCAAGAGGATTGTTTTCCCTTCGCCACTAAAGGACCTCCACTGTCAGTCGATGATGGAGCTCTCACGACTCCAATTCTGAACCCTCTGGATACTGATGAGGAAGCCACTGAAAATGTTCATCAGGAAACCACATTGACTGAAGATATTACGACACTGAATGAGGAAGAAAATGTTGGGACTACTACCTCTGATGATATGCCACAGACAGAGACAATGAGCAATCCCGTTGAGAGTTTAGGAAGGGGCCATCGTTCCAAAAACCAATCCACGCGACGTCGAGATTATGTCATTGGTacagttttgataaaaaatccTCTCTCTCTCGACTCTGACTCACCTGCTTCACAGCTACCCTCAGGTTCGCCTTATCCTATATGCAACTTTGTCTCTTGTGATCGTTTTTCACCTAATCATCGCAGATTGTTGTTGGCTTTGACGACGAATGTTGAGCCACGTtcatatgaagaggcaatgaaacACGAACATTGGGTAAAAGCTAGGGATTCAGAATATGGATCACTCGAAATCAGTGGAACATGGCGACTTGAGGATTTACCTGCTGGCAAGAAAGCACTTGGATGTAAATGGGTATTTACAATCAAATACAGAGCTGATGGCACCATAGAACGCTTTAAAGCTCGCTTGGTTGTACTTGGGAATCACCAAAAAGAAGGAATCGATTACGGAGAAACATTCGCACCTATTGCGAAGATGACCACAGTACGTTTGTTTCTCGACTTTGCAGCAAAGAATAATCATGAGGTGCACCAGATGGACGTGCATAATGCGTTTTTTCACAGAGATCTCCATGAAGAGGTATACATGAAACTTCCGCAGGGATTTCAACCTCCTGGTGAAACACGGGTATGTCGTCTCTTGAAATCACTATATGGGCTAAAGCAAGCTCCTAGATGTTGGTTTGCTAAGCTATCTGAGTCTCTGCGCACGTATGGTTTTACTCAAACTCGCTCAGACTATTCACTATTCGTTTACAACAAGCAAGGAGTCTCTCTCCAAGTCTtggtgtatgttgatgatttgattatttccGGAAATTCTTCTGAGGCGATTAGAATTCTCAAGGGATATTTGAGTACTTGTTTTCACATGAAAGATCTTGGCGCAGTGAAATATTTTCTCGGTTTGGAGGTGGCACGGAACTCATCAGGTATATACCTATGCCAGCGCAAATATGCATCAGATATAGTGGAAGAGGTTGGACTTCTTGGATGCAAACCAGCTGGTTCTCCCATCGATCAAAACCATCGGCTTGCGCTCGCTGCGGGACCTTTACTGGCTGATCCAGAACGGTACCGAAGGTTAGTAGGGCGACTGATATATCTATCCGCGACTCGTCCTGATTTGACATATGCGATTCATGTGATGTCGCAATTCATGCACGCCCCTCGTGCAGAACATTGGCTAGCAGCTTTAAAGGTGATTCGATATCTCAAAGGAACGTTGGGACAAGGGATTCTTCTACGGGCTGATCCATCGTTTCATTTGACTTGATGGTGTGATTCTGACTGGGCAGCTTGTCCATTGACTCGACGATCACTTACTGGTTGGATAACTCAGTTGGGAAATTCCCCCATCTCATGGAGGACTAGGAAACAAGATACAGTTTCTCGATCATCGGCAGAAGCAGAATACCGGGCGATGGCTGAGATAACATGTGAGCTTCGGTGGCTTAAAGGACTACTTTCGGAATTTGGCATTACACATAAGGAACCGATGTCAGTCTTGTGTGATAGCAAACCAGCTATACATATTAGTGGAAATCCAGTTTTTCACGAGAGAACAAAGCATGTTGAAGCAGATTGTCATTTTGTTCGAGATGATATACTTAGAGGTCTGATTAAACCGGTTCATGTCTCTACGAAGGAACAACTGGCAGATATTCTGACGAAGGCATTGGGACGTAAGGAGTTTGATGCTTTCCTTCTCAAGTTGGGCATCTACAATCTATATGCTCCAActtgagggggggggggggggtattaCAATATGGAAGATCGTATATGTATATTTGAGTAAATACTTTATGGCAACTTGTATTGTTTCCTTTTCCATTAGGGTAGACATCTTGTAACATATACATAAGACCTTTGGCCGTCAATGAATAGGACAAGAAGAATACTTTGAGATTcaaagtttatcatatatttctCGATATATTTTGTTCTCAGCTGATTATATTAAATCTGCTAATGCAGGCTATCGGTTTACTCAGAGCTTCACTGATGACATCAACTGCATTGACCACGGCTTTAGGCAGCTTACTCCTAAAGAAGCCAAAAGATGAGAAATTCTAAGTTATATTTGTTGGAATTTTAAACTCAAGTTTTCAAATCATGCCTATTTTTTTCTGCAGTAAAAATATTCAACAAACCACTTCCTAATTTTTCtcagaataaataatttatgtttgCTTATATATTTGCTATATTTTCTTCATCtcctatataaattattttaagactAGATAAtacttttacttttaaaactccTATACTCATTCGTGTTCATCGACAACTACGGGtaacaaatgtaaaatattattcttttgACATGTATTACATAATTTTAGGAATGTATTGGTTTAgcttatataaattcaaaacaataaattttaacagacaataattttggaaaataatgATGATTCTTCTGATAAACCAGTAAagtatcaatattttttaattctgaaTTCAGTGTAAATATTTAAACAGtcatattttatgtatattaatttatgatcaTTATTTGGAAGATAATGTTAAAGTTGGGATCTcagaatatttaaaatgttttagtaTATTCTGTATACCGTATcttctatttaaatttaaacaaaatgttttaacaatttgaataaatcttttTAATGACAAagtttgaatttatatatacgAAAATAGTTAAGATTATTAATGAGATGTTCTCTCGCTCTCTATATCCTTCACAAGGACGAAGAGGAAGGAACAAAAatccttttgttttttgttttgatctTGTGTTTCGGCTAGTCCGACTCTACTTTCCGATTAGCGGATTCTCTTTTGGCTAGATCTGATCTTAATTTCACAAGGCGAGTTTTgttgtgtatatatatcaacTAAACCGGAACAATTTCTTCAAGACTTTTCTTATATCTCCGAGTTTAGTTGATTAATCAAAGCTTCAGTTCTCTCCTTCTTGTTATATTCCAGCTGCTTTCCTTGGAGTTTCTTCCTGGTTGTTGGTTATGGTCAATTTCTATCCTCCGACGATATCAATTTTTGCAGTACATATTCCCGGCAAAGTGTTTTTAGGAGATACAGATTCGAGTTTTGCTTATTAACTTTGCGGTTTTGATCCGACCTAAGAAGAGTCAAAGCTTGCTAGTTGGCAGGTGTTTTGGATCCAACAAAGAGAAAGGATCTTCTTGGGAACGGAGGCGCACAAAGAGCGAAGCAAAATCGAGCTCGGGATTTGACGAGGCACCAAGCTGAGTACGGATCGACACTGACGGAGAAGCATCGGAGCGGCGGATCAGTGGCAGAGCGGTGGCGAAGCGGCGCTGGAGATGGCGACATACGCATGAAAGCCGCGTGCCTCATACGTGTTACTGAGACGCTTAGAATCAAACACGTGTATTCAAATGTGTCGGTTTATGGGCTTAAAATTGTAATCATGTTAATTTTGTTACTGGGCCTCTATGTTTATAGCTCGACTCTTGTAAACATGTCCTTTTGGCTGTTATAATGAAatgggttgacaaaaaaaaagatgaaacctAAAGGATATAATATATCATGTTCAAGAAACTTTCAAATTTTGGCTTATGTTTGAtgaaatcaataaaaattacatGTTGTAGTTAATAACATAAAGACGTTTCAAATGGTTATCACCATCAAAATTACATGTAGTAGTTATTAATACGTAAAGTGGTGTCTCTTTTTGTTAAATCCCAATAATAAAAGTAATTTGATTACGTAGCCAAGAGTTTGATCGGTAAGTAAGATAGATATAAATGGTTTTTAATATgttatgttagtaaatgaaaggTTTCTCTTGTAGTTTAATTAAATGGATCTAGTAGAATTctaaatagtagataaaaatggtattTAACAGAGAAGATGTTGAAAAAACCATCAAAAGTTAATGGAACACAAATGATTCCAAAAGTTGGtgttgggggtggatttacatcctccCTCAAGGCCCATTAGACAATGGACTAGGCCTATTTGGCTAGAAAACCCTAGACAtatctttctataaataaggagtTCCTCCCTATGAGAAAGGGAGATCTCTTCTTCcattttacacataaaacacttcttacaaagagcttattgatttttagatttatttacacttgtaatcatacatgtaatataatctttaatcaataaattctttttgatgttctttttccatttgatttctatgttgatttctctttagcctcaagaatctaagaaatctatttcttaaattcttcattgtAAGAATCCGACAAACACACCATTTTcggttcaaacagttggcgctagaaggagggggccaAAGAGAACAATCTTCGTAGCATATCAAATTTGggaaaaccctagatctagggttaaaaaaaaaaaaaaaaaaaaaaatcaaaaatcgaTTCTTTCTTCTCCGACTTCTTTCTTCTTCGATTTGGACGgctggaaaatctggaaaaacACGAGTCTTGAAAAAGGACGAAGCTTTATTCGAAACCTTGCTGTTGATGTCACCAACGAACCGAAGATCCTCGTAGAGCTTGTAGTCTCGATCCTCGTAGACGCGCCGGTGAAGCTCCGTCTCGGTCAGCCGGTGAAGCTCAGTCTCGATCCGCCGGTGGAGACGACGTCTCGATCCGCCGGTGAAGTTAACGGTATCTCGTCCACTTCTGGTCCTTAGGTTCAGGAAGATCGGGGAAGACTTGATCGGAGCGGCAATGGCGATCTCGGCGATGCTCGAGTCTCGTTCTTTCCCTCTCGTTCTTTCCCAAGTCTGGTCAAGCAGAAGTCGCGAAGAACACCAGGACAGAGAGAGACGCGAAGAAGCGACTGAGCTCCGAGACACGAGGGGAAAGTTAGAAACTTTCTTCAATCTCGATCCGCCGGTGAAGTTGGCCCCGAGACACGATCAGACAGAGCTGCGACTTTGACAAGTCTCGGTCTTTGCCGGAGAGCGAGCTGTGACCTTGACAAGTTCAACGGATAGGCTGCGAAGGAGAGTAGAGATGGACCAGGTTGAAGCTTTCACGAGAAAACTCTGCTTTTGGTATATCTCATCGACGCGTCACTGACAATGAGCTCGAACTCCTAGCGGTTTGATAGAGCTTCTCTACCCGACGACGAGTCCACCATGACCAGAGGAGTCGTAAAGTTTCGAACTTGATTTCGTTTCATTCATCATCGAGAGCTCCTCAGCTCATCATTGAGTCGTAAAATCTCCCCAAGTCTGCAACGATGTTTGGATCAAGACTCCGATGGTACTCGTCTCCGTCTACACGTCTTGTTTCTTCATCAATACACGAGAGCTTCGAATGGCATTACTTCTACTCCATCCTCCAAGTCTTCCTCCAAGAGCAGAGGGGAACGGGAACTCAGAAGAGTCAGCTCATGCTAGACCTTACAGCAGCGATGCCTCGGGAGAAATCAGATCAGGGCCTATCGCCGCAACCACGTCAACCTGAGACCAAATTTGTGAAGAGATTCTCCACACGATAACCTTCAAGACATCATCAAGCTCTGGCCTTTCTCGGGAGTTGTCGCTAGAGAAGAAGATCCGATCACGAGACGCTGAGACGTTCTAACGGAAGTTTACTCTGCTGTTGTGACATCCCGAGGACGTTGGATAAGATCATCGAGACTGATCTAGTAAAGCCTGTTCGAGATGTTCGTCGGCGAGATAAGAAGAGTTCGATAAGAACAAGCTATAGCTCTGAAGTTAATCAGCTTTCCTCCCCACGGCTCTTCTGCTAGCCCCGAGATGAGAACAACGCTCGTCAACGAAGGCTATTCGTCACAATCTGGCCGTCTCGGCACGAGCTTCTGGTCTCGACCTTTCGTTTAGATCAAATCTCTTCAACGGCTCCTAGTTATAAACGAGTTCAAGGCGAACTCAGTGATGGCAAGGCTTAGTTTCTTCATTCAAACTCTCGAGACAAATTGGCCGTAAGTCGCACAAGCTTCTCAACCCGTGACCACTGACCATTTGTCATCAAAGATAAGTGTTCTATAACCTTGATCGCTTCATTGTTTGCAACCTGTGCATACTGTTTAGTTGGAAATAAATTACTACTACACGCAACTTGTGAAGCTTTGAGTAAAACAAGCTTATGCGGCTTGCTTAATTAATTATGCAAACTTGCCTATTTCTTTTTGGTTAATCTCTTGATCTGATCATCATCATGTTTGTTGTGAGCCAGATTCAATTACGATTGGCAGATGTGTGACCTGCTCGGATCAATCTCTGGTCATCACGTCAAGAACGACAGGCTCAGATTCTCACAATGAGCTTACCGCAACCAGCACGAACTCaagagaagaggagttcgacAAGAACAAGCTCATCTCCCGCTACAAACAACAAGAAGAAACAGCACACGAGACGTGGCTTATCTTCAGATCATCTCTCCAAGAAGCCATGACTTGTTGCTTCCAACAACCTGTTCGGCACACACAATCTCAACGCGAAACTTCGGGTCGGCAATAGTTCGGTAAACGTGTACTTTAGGCATAAGTTTAAATTGAACTTGCTTTTTATTAGGCACGAGTTTTCGGTCGACTCACTTATTGTTAGAcacgagtttacaaaaactCATCTTTGACTAGGCATGAGTTTACAGAAACTCTCCTTCTACTAGGCACGAGTTCTCAGTAAATTCGCCTCTGTCTCAGCATGATTCAAGTAAACTCGTTTTTCACTAAGCACGAGTTTAAAGCAAACTCGCCTTTTACTAGGCACAAGTTCAAAGTAAACTCGCCTAAACCATCACAGGCATGAATGTGTCTAGTTCATTGTCTAATAAACCCTATTCGTAAAATTCACAGAGATCgatttcatctctctctctacgaacttgggggacttactgttgggggtggatttacatcctccCTCAAGGCCCATTAGACAATGGACTAGGCCCATTTGGCTAGAAAACCCTAGACAtatctttctataaataaggagtTCCTCCTTATGAGAAAGGGAGATCTCTTCTTCcattttacacataaaacacttcttacaaagagcttattgatttttagatttatttacacTTGTAATCATACATGTAATATAATCTTTAATCAATAAATTCTTTTTGATGTTCTTTTTCCATTTGATTTCTATGTTGATTTCTATTTAGCCTCAAGAATCTAAGAAAtctatttcttaaattcttcattgtAAGAATCCGACAAACACACCATTTTCGGTTCAAACAGTTGGGCCGGGACGAGTTGGTTTCCATAGTAACCAACCGGGAAGGGTCGGTTCTATATACTCATTCATCTGATATTTTATTAGATCGAACGGTTCACACTAGTACACGTTATTTTATCTCTTTCCCGATGCATTGGTTCAAGATTTTATTACAGGAAG
This region of Brassica napus cultivar Da-Ae chromosome C5, Da-Ae, whole genome shotgun sequence genomic DNA includes:
- the LOC106448854 gene encoding uncharacterized protein LOC106448854, whose translation is MEGCPKEIFGSGKKSFIILDNMEVGFCSIVLTLKALRGLGYTDLNKLDEMLVDVGHTEVLALLECLFSSDTPLMDVFLMKRSSCIITRTHNMPNLAVPACGKTKPNELPSVTVFVRKQDKKVLYAESGQEFVDLLLIFLAVPLESLWKISGANIKLGCIGTFYKSMKSLSSSEGTTSVLTCTSMLPMNYNFQAPRLDVCRKDYSVWTVLVNSRSYALKLMYPNYDRSTESTVHGSSGFVRRGTTYMISDDLTISPTNSCSTIRILKKLNVGLDEIEEHVINISNTEV